Proteins encoded within one genomic window of Tolypothrix bouteillei VB521301:
- a CDS encoding cyclic peptide export ABC transporter encodes MNLITLLLRSSWKIMALAAFMGLLSGISTTGLIVIINTQLNHLSLVTTLIWSFVGLCFLKFMTNIISKYLLINLSEKAIVDLRLTLSERILAAPLYHLELLGKHRILATLTDDVLAIANTVYIIPTLCIDVTIVASCLFYLLWLSPIIFFLVVISLLLGILSYQQIACKATSFFRLARQQEDRLFNHFQSMTEGTKELKLHYQRRQTFLRKELQETLQVYRRKNVIGMTIFATAASWGNSLFFVVVGLVIFALPALQIIHTHILSGYALTILYLLSPLDYIMSAIPTFSKATVALKKVDSLKLSLSDRCDGSYKMAWDKADNFCDRLEFVGIAHTYHKDSEDTAFTLGPIDLTILGGEVVFVIGGNGSGKSTLVKLMTGLYTPESGKIYLNSKLVTAENQEWFRQHFSVVFSDFYLFDNFLYLERPITDNQIHDYLVKLQLDKKVKIKDSVMSTILVSQGQRKRLALLTAYLEDRPIYVFDEWASDQDPVFKKIFYTQILPELKNKGKTVIVVTHDDQYFYLSDRIVKLDYGKEKCKIIY; translated from the coding sequence ATGAACTTAATAACTTTGCTGTTACGCTCTTCTTGGAAAATTATGGCTCTTGCTGCTTTCATGGGGTTATTAAGTGGGATTAGCACAACTGGATTAATTGTAATAATTAATACTCAGCTAAATCACTTATCACTAGTAACAACATTAATTTGGAGTTTTGTCGGTCTTTGTTTTCTAAAATTTATGACTAATATTATTTCTAAATATTTGTTGATAAATTTGTCAGAAAAAGCAATTGTGGATTTACGCCTTACATTGAGCGAAAGAATTTTAGCTGCTCCACTATATCATCTAGAACTTTTAGGAAAACATCGTATCTTAGCTACATTAACAGACGATGTGTTAGCAATTGCTAACACAGTTTACATTATTCCTACGTTGTGTATCGATGTAACTATTGTAGCAAGTTGTCTTTTTTATTTATTGTGGTTATCCCCAATCATCTTTTTTTTGGTAGTCATCTCTTTATTATTAGGAATATTGAGCTATCAACAGATTGCTTGCAAAGCAACATCATTTTTTCGCTTAGCTCGCCAGCAAGAAGATAGATTGTTTAACCATTTTCAGAGTATGACTGAAGGGACAAAAGAACTTAAGCTTCACTATCAGCGACGACAAACTTTTTTGAGAAAAGAACTTCAAGAAACCTTACAAGTCTATCGGCGTAAAAATGTAATTGGGATGACTATATTTGCAACTGCTGCTAGTTGGGGCAATAGTTTATTCTTTGTGGTTGTGGGACTGGTAATTTTTGCTTTGCCTGCTCTCCAAATTATCCACACTCATATTTTATCTGGATATGCACTGACTATTCTCTACCTGCTTTCACCTTTAGACTACATTATGAGTGCTATTCCTACTTTCAGCAAGGCAACAGTTGCTTTAAAGAAGGTAGATTCTCTCAAACTATCGTTGTCCGATCGCTGTGATGGAAGCTATAAAATGGCTTGGGATAAAGCTGATAATTTTTGCGATCGTTTAGAATTTGTGGGTATCGCTCATACTTATCATAAAGATTCAGAAGATACAGCTTTTACTCTTGGTCCAATCGATTTGACTATTTTAGGTGGCGAAGTTGTTTTTGTAATTGGTGGTAATGGTAGTGGAAAGTCTACTCTTGTTAAACTGATGACTGGTTTATATACTCCTGAAAGCGGAAAAATCTATCTCAATAGCAAATTAGTTACTGCGGAAAATCAGGAGTGGTTTCGCCAACACTTTTCCGTAGTTTTTTCCGATTTTTATCTGTTCGATAACTTTTTATATTTAGAACGACCTATTACTGACAACCAAATTCATGACTATTTAGTTAAATTACAACTAGATAAAAAAGTAAAAATTAAAGATAGCGTAATGTCTACTATCTTAGTATCTCAAGGACAACGAAAACGTTTAGCCTTGTTGACAGCTTATTTAGAAGACCGTCCTATATATGTATTTGATGAATGGGCTTCCGATCAAGATCCTGTATTTAAAAAGATTTTTTATACTCAAATATTACCTGAATTGAAAAATAAAGGCAAAACTGTAATAGTCGTTACTCATGATGACCAATATTTCTATTTATCAGACCGCATAGTTAAGTTAGATTATGGTAAGGAAAAATGCAAGATAATTTATTAA